A genomic stretch from Cloacibacterium caeni includes:
- a CDS encoding enoyl-CoA hydratase/isomerase family protein produces MYTQIEIETHFEGKLKIAYLNQPETYNSLNKVLLQELKNFIVACNEDENVRCVALSGRGKAFCSGQNLKEALSLGNVEEERVIQKMVVDYYNPLVEEIAHCRKPVVSLVNGPAVGAGAMLALICDICLTTENSYFSQAFVNIGLIPDTGGTYWLPKLLGRQQANYLAFTGKKLTANDALKLGLIADVFGDAEFSTKSMEVLETLSNLPTKAIALTKKAFNHSYENDLKEQLELEGIYQQDAAETQDFKEGVTAFLEKRKPNYTGK; encoded by the coding sequence ATGTACACTCAGATAGAAATAGAAACTCATTTCGAGGGTAAGTTGAAAATCGCTTATCTCAATCAGCCCGAAACCTATAATTCACTCAATAAAGTTTTACTCCAAGAGTTGAAAAATTTTATTGTAGCATGTAATGAAGATGAAAATGTGCGTTGTGTAGCACTTTCTGGCAGAGGAAAAGCTTTTTGTTCGGGGCAAAATTTGAAAGAAGCACTTTCACTCGGAAATGTAGAAGAAGAAAGAGTGATTCAGAAAATGGTGGTAGATTATTACAATCCTTTGGTGGAAGAAATAGCACATTGCAGAAAGCCAGTCGTTTCTTTGGTGAATGGTCCTGCAGTTGGAGCTGGAGCAATGTTGGCGCTGATTTGTGATATTTGTTTGACTACAGAAAATTCCTATTTCTCTCAAGCTTTTGTAAATATTGGTTTAATTCCAGATACAGGCGGAACGTATTGGTTGCCTAAATTATTAGGACGTCAACAAGCGAATTATCTTGCTTTTACAGGAAAAAAACTCACGGCAAATGATGCTTTGAAACTGGGTTTAATTGCAGATGTTTTCGGTGATGCAGAATTTTCTACAAAATCTATGGAAGTTCTGGAAACGCTTTCTAACTTGCCTACAAAAGCGATTGCGTTAACCAAAAAAGCATTCAATCATTCTTATGAAAACGATTTAAAAGAGCAATTGGAGTTAGAAGGAATTTATCAACAAGACGCAGCAGAAACCCAAGATTTCAAAGAAGGAGTTACTGCATTTTTAGAAAAAAGAAAACCCAATTATACAGGAAAATAA
- a CDS encoding 3-hydroxyacyl-CoA dehydrogenase NAD-binding domain-containing protein: MKKVGIIGSGTMGIGIAQVAATAHCEVFLYDANFSQTEKSLKNLKTTLNKLAEKGKISTEKSLEIFNQITPCQEIKELKDCDLVIEAIIENKEIKVEVFKNLEHLVSKDCILASNTSSISITSLQAELKNPERFIGIHFFNPAPLMHLVEVIPGLLTENNLAQEIVDLMKSWGKSPIIAKDVPGFIVNRIARPFYGEALRIVEENLATPEQVDDAMKSLGNFKMGPFELMDLIGIDVNFSVTKTVYHDYFFDPKYKPSLLQQRMSEAKLLGRKTGKGFYDYSEQNQESRTKNQEIVKDESLYEMIFMRIISMLINEAVEAKRLGIANDEDIETAMQKGVNYPKGLLNWGKEIGYPKISEVLQNLYEEYQEERYRQSPLLRKLN; this comes from the coding sequence ATGAAGAAAGTAGGAATCATCGGCTCAGGGACTATGGGAATTGGCATTGCGCAAGTAGCAGCTACTGCACATTGCGAGGTTTTTTTATACGATGCCAACTTCTCACAAACCGAAAAATCTCTAAAAAATTTAAAAACCACATTAAATAAATTAGCGGAAAAAGGAAAAATTTCTACTGAAAAATCTTTAGAAATCTTCAACCAAATTACGCCTTGCCAAGAAATCAAGGAATTGAAAGATTGTGATTTGGTAATTGAGGCTATCATAGAAAATAAAGAAATCAAAGTAGAAGTTTTCAAAAATTTAGAACATTTGGTTTCTAAAGATTGCATTTTGGCTAGTAATACCTCGTCTATTTCCATTACTTCGCTTCAGGCAGAACTTAAAAATCCTGAACGTTTTATCGGGATTCATTTTTTCAATCCAGCGCCATTAATGCATTTGGTGGAGGTGATTCCAGGGTTATTGACTGAAAATAATTTGGCTCAAGAAATCGTAGATTTAATGAAATCTTGGGGCAAATCTCCTATCATTGCTAAAGATGTTCCTGGTTTTATTGTTAACCGAATTGCAAGACCTTTTTACGGTGAAGCTTTGAGAATTGTAGAAGAAAATTTGGCAACACCAGAGCAAGTAGATGATGCGATGAAATCTTTGGGGAATTTTAAAATGGGACCATTTGAATTGATGGATTTAATAGGAATTGATGTGAATTTTTCGGTAACGAAAACCGTTTATCATGATTATTTTTTCGATCCCAAATATAAACCTTCCTTGCTTCAGCAAAGAATGAGTGAAGCTAAATTACTTGGTAGAAAAACAGGTAAAGGTTTCTATGATTATTCTGAACAGAACCAAGAATCAAGAACCAAGAATCAAGAAATTGTAAAAGATGAAAGTCTGTATGAAATGATTTTCATGAGAATTATTTCTATGCTCATCAATGAAGCTGTAGAAGCAAAAAGATTAGGAATTGCCAATGATGAAGACATAGAAACAGCGATGCAAAAAGGCGTAAATTATCCGAAAGGATTATTGAATTGGGGAAAGGAAATTGGATATCCAAAAATTTCTGAAGTTTTACAAAATCTCTACGAAGAATACCAAGAAGAACGCTACAGACAAAGTCCGTTGCTTAGAAAATTAAATTAA
- a CDS encoding PaaI family thioesterase, which produces MTPLEIAQYMLNQDFFSQWMEIKLVEVREHHCLIEMPIKKEMINGLKTVHGGVTFAFADSALAFSSNNMGDAAVALNCMINFTKAVRFGDTLFAESILMADTRKTAVYDITITNQHKEVVASFRGTVYKIDKKVVDL; this is translated from the coding sequence ATGACACCACTAGAAATCGCACAATATATGCTCAATCAAGATTTTTTCTCACAATGGATGGAGATAAAACTGGTTGAGGTTCGCGAACATCACTGTTTGATTGAAATGCCCATCAAAAAAGAGATGATTAATGGCTTAAAAACGGTTCATGGCGGAGTAACTTTTGCTTTTGCGGATTCTGCATTGGCGTTTTCTTCTAACAATATGGGAGATGCAGCAGTTGCGCTCAATTGTATGATTAATTTTACCAAAGCGGTACGTTTTGGAGACACCCTTTTTGCCGAGAGTATTCTCATGGCAGATACCAGAAAAACAGCAGTTTATGATATTACGATTACCAATCAGCATAAAGAGGTGGTCGCAAGTTTCAGAGGAACTGTTTATAAAATTGATAAAAAAGTAGTTGATTTATAA
- the pcaF gene encoding 3-oxoadipyl-CoA thiolase yields the protein MKQVYIIDYIRTPIAKFQGGLLEVRADDLAAIVLKEIVKRNPQIPAEEIEDVILGCANQAGEDNRNVARMASLLAELPIKIGGETVNRLCASGMAAIANAYRAIAIGEGEIYLAGGVEQMTRAPYVLSKSAQPFGRDVQLFDSSFGWRFVNPKMKELYGVDGMGETAENLAEIYKISREAQDEFALHSQQKATSAQNSGRLAQEIVNVEIPQKKGEPKIFSQDEFVKPDTTLDKLAKLRPAFKKEGGSVTAGNSSGLNDGAAAMILASEDAVKKYNLKPLAKIISSAVVGVEPRIMGIGPVEATKKALSRANLSLEDMDIIELNEAFAAQALSVLQELGIDAKDERLNPNGGAIALGHPLGMSGTRIVGTAALELQKKNKKYALCTLCIGVGQGYAMIIEKI from the coding sequence ATGAAACAAGTATACATCATAGATTACATCAGAACACCGATTGCTAAATTTCAAGGAGGTTTATTGGAAGTAAGAGCAGATGATTTGGCAGCCATTGTTTTGAAGGAAATTGTAAAAAGAAATCCACAAATTCCCGCCGAAGAAATAGAAGACGTGATTTTAGGTTGTGCCAATCAAGCTGGCGAAGATAACCGAAATGTCGCAAGAATGGCTTCACTTTTGGCAGAACTTCCTATAAAAATTGGCGGAGAAACTGTGAATAGATTATGCGCTTCTGGAATGGCAGCAATTGCCAATGCGTACAGAGCGATTGCAATTGGCGAAGGCGAAATTTATTTAGCAGGAGGAGTTGAACAGATGACTAGGGCGCCTTATGTTTTGAGTAAATCTGCTCAACCTTTTGGCAGAGATGTTCAGTTGTTTGATAGCAGTTTTGGATGGAGGTTTGTTAATCCTAAAATGAAAGAACTCTACGGAGTTGACGGAATGGGAGAAACCGCTGAAAATCTAGCCGAAATCTATAAAATTTCCAGAGAAGCGCAAGATGAATTCGCTTTACATTCTCAACAAAAAGCTACTTCTGCTCAAAATTCAGGAAGATTAGCCCAAGAAATTGTAAACGTAGAAATTCCACAAAAAAAAGGAGAACCGAAAATCTTTTCACAAGACGAATTTGTAAAACCAGATACTACTTTAGACAAATTAGCGAAGCTAAGACCTGCTTTCAAAAAAGAAGGTGGAAGTGTTACTGCGGGAAATTCTTCGGGCTTAAATGACGGAGCTGCTGCCATGATTTTGGCAAGTGAAGACGCCGTAAAAAAATATAATTTGAAGCCATTGGCAAAAATTATTTCAAGCGCAGTGGTTGGTGTAGAACCTAGAATTATGGGAATAGGTCCAGTAGAAGCGACCAAAAAAGCGCTTTCTAGAGCCAATCTTTCGTTGGAAGATATGGATATTATTGAACTCAATGAAGCTTTTGCAGCACAAGCATTATCAGTTTTACAGGAATTAGGAATTGATGCTAAAGATGAACGATTAAATCCAAATGGTGGCGCGATTGCTTTAGGTCATCCTCTCGGAATGTCAGGAACCAGAATTGTAGGAACTGCCGCTTTAGAATTACAGAAAAAAAATAAAAAATATGCACTTTGTACGCTCTGCATCGGAGTTGGACAAGGATACGCAATGATCATTGAAAAAATTTAA
- a CDS encoding acyltransferase: MANIYSYHGIKPIIRKSAYIHPQAVIIGNVEIGEEVYIGPNAVLRGDWGKIIIKDGANVQENCTLHVFPGIPTVLEESAHIGHGAIIHSAHIGKNCLVGMNAVVMDNAKIGDECIIGALSFVPTGFISENRKLIVGSPAKIIREVSDEMIAWKTKGTAIYQELAREGKTAIQPCEPYTEFVEQTPTKIVDYSVWTK, encoded by the coding sequence ATGGCAAATATTTATTCATACCACGGTATAAAACCCATCATTAGAAAATCAGCATACATCCATCCTCAAGCGGTAATTATAGGAAATGTAGAAATAGGGGAAGAAGTATACATCGGTCCCAATGCAGTTTTGAGGGGAGATTGGGGAAAAATCATTATCAAAGACGGCGCAAACGTTCAAGAAAACTGTACGCTTCACGTTTTTCCAGGAATTCCTACTGTTTTAGAAGAATCGGCGCATATTGGTCATGGTGCGATTATTCATTCGGCGCACATTGGCAAAAATTGTTTGGTTGGGATGAACGCTGTAGTGATGGACAATGCCAAAATTGGAGACGAATGCATTATTGGTGCGTTGAGTTTTGTTCCCACTGGTTTTATTTCGGAAAATAGAAAATTGATAGTTGGCAGTCCTGCGAAAATTATTCGCGAAGTTTCAGACGAAATGATTGCTTGGAAAACCAAAGGAACCGCTATTTATCAAGAATTAGCTCGTGAAGGAAAAACCGCCATTCAACCGTGCGAACCGTACACAGAATTTGTAGAACAAACGCCCACCAAAATTGTAGATTACTCTGTTTGGACGAAGTAA
- the paaZ gene encoding phenylacetic acid degradation bifunctional protein PaaZ has protein sequence MKLKNYISGQWIEGNGHEIPLYNAVNGELVAISDTSGLDFEEALHYGRTIGYKNLSSMTFYDRGEMLKKIALYLLERKKKYYELSYKTGATHIDSWVDIEGGFGTFFTYSGLAKRMLPNTPFWVDGETQKISANGTHLGTHILTPSEGVSVQINAYNFPVWGMLEKLSTSLLAGVPAIVKPSPYSSYLTNEVFKDMIESGYLPEGAVQLVCGEPGNILDFVKDGDSVVFTGSANTGRKLKALPSISGNAVRFNMEADSLNCSILGLDAKPGTPEFDLFIKEVKNEMTTKAGQKCTAIRRIIVPENLVGDVQNALSKALDQTKIGNPLSRETKMGSIVGKEQMQILEEKVNLLKAETELIYDGKHDLVEANYENGAFFTPKVFYNDKPFEKKISHELEAFGPVSTIMPYKDAEEAAALAKRGKGSLVGSIVSHDEKFVAETSWKMASSHGRIFVLNRDNAKESTGHGSPLPTLMHGGPGRAGGGEEMGGLNGLHFFLQKTAIQGSPDVLTAITKVYTQGAEKKFSDKHPFQKYFEEVEVGDSLETAGRTVTEADIVNFSNVSWDHFYAHTDATSLNGTIFDKTVAHGYFILSAAAGLFVSGKKGPVIANYGLENASFFKPVYAGDTITVYLTAKEKINRGVKGRNIPSGVVKWLVEVVNQREEVVCVATILTLVAKKSPFIELNRRNIQKLLNGLTENTKPNWGKMTAQQMLEHLETTILYSMGELEAEKCFTPEEHLEKYQDSLYNHRKMPKDFPAPFLPEDGTLPVLKYKNLEQAKEKFLENLQKYQIYYRENPEAEHMHFVFGKLNKEMMELMHRKHFTHHFEQFGLV, from the coding sequence ATGAAACTTAAAAACTACATATCAGGACAATGGATTGAAGGAAACGGACACGAAATTCCGCTTTACAATGCTGTAAACGGAGAATTGGTTGCCATTTCAGATACTTCGGGACTAGATTTTGAAGAAGCATTGCATTACGGAAGAACCATAGGTTACAAAAACTTGTCTTCTATGACTTTTTACGACCGCGGAGAGATGCTCAAAAAAATCGCATTGTATCTTTTAGAAAGAAAGAAAAAATACTACGAACTTTCTTACAAAACAGGAGCCACTCATATTGATTCTTGGGTAGATATAGAAGGAGGTTTCGGTACTTTTTTCACCTATTCAGGTTTGGCGAAAAGAATGCTTCCCAATACACCATTTTGGGTAGATGGAGAAACTCAGAAAATTTCTGCAAACGGAACGCATCTCGGAACCCATATTCTCACACCAAGTGAAGGGGTTTCTGTACAAATCAATGCGTATAATTTTCCAGTTTGGGGAATGTTAGAAAAATTGTCTACATCACTTTTGGCAGGAGTTCCGGCAATTGTGAAACCTTCACCGTATAGTTCTTATCTTACGAATGAAGTTTTCAAAGATATGATAGAAAGTGGTTATCTTCCAGAAGGTGCGGTTCAGTTGGTTTGTGGCGAACCAGGCAATATTTTAGATTTTGTAAAAGATGGAGATTCTGTAGTTTTCACAGGTTCCGCAAATACAGGTAGAAAACTGAAAGCGCTTCCATCAATTTCGGGAAATGCAGTTCGTTTTAATATGGAAGCAGATTCATTAAACTGTTCTATTCTTGGGTTAGATGCCAAACCGGGAACTCCAGAATTTGATTTGTTCATCAAAGAAGTTAAAAATGAAATGACCACCAAAGCTGGACAAAAATGTACAGCAATTCGTAGAATTATTGTTCCTGAAAATTTAGTTGGTGATGTTCAAAATGCGTTATCAAAAGCTCTTGACCAAACAAAAATTGGAAATCCATTAAGCAGAGAAACCAAAATGGGCTCTATTGTTGGAAAAGAACAAATGCAGATTTTAGAAGAAAAAGTAAATCTCTTAAAAGCTGAAACAGAACTCATCTACGATGGAAAGCATGATTTGGTAGAAGCAAATTATGAAAACGGAGCTTTCTTTACTCCAAAAGTTTTCTATAATGATAAACCTTTTGAAAAAAAAATATCTCACGAACTCGAAGCTTTTGGTCCAGTTTCTACCATTATGCCATACAAAGATGCTGAAGAAGCTGCTGCTTTAGCAAAACGAGGAAAAGGAAGTTTGGTAGGTTCTATTGTTTCTCACGATGAAAAATTTGTTGCAGAAACTTCTTGGAAAATGGCGAGTTCTCATGGAAGAATTTTTGTTTTGAATAGAGATAATGCCAAAGAAAGCACAGGTCACGGTTCTCCGTTGCCAACTTTAATGCATGGTGGTCCTGGTAGAGCTGGTGGTGGCGAAGAAATGGGTGGTTTAAACGGACTCCATTTCTTTTTACAAAAAACTGCGATTCAAGGTTCACCAGATGTTTTGACGGCGATTACTAAAGTTTACACTCAAGGTGCAGAAAAGAAATTCAGTGATAAGCATCCTTTCCAGAAATATTTTGAAGAAGTGGAAGTTGGAGATTCTCTAGAAACCGCAGGTAGAACTGTTACGGAAGCAGATATTGTGAATTTTTCTAATGTTTCTTGGGATCATTTTTATGCACATACAGATGCAACAAGTTTAAACGGAACTATTTTTGACAAGACCGTTGCTCATGGATATTTTATCCTTTCTGCAGCGGCAGGTTTATTCGTTTCAGGAAAAAAAGGGCCAGTTATTGCGAATTATGGCCTGGAAAATGCAAGTTTCTTTAAGCCAGTTTATGCTGGTGATACCATTACCGTTTATTTGACGGCGAAAGAAAAAATCAACAGAGGAGTAAAAGGCAGAAATATTCCAAGTGGAGTGGTAAAATGGTTGGTTGAGGTAGTCAATCAAAGAGAAGAAGTGGTTTGTGTCGCTACCATTTTGACTTTGGTGGCAAAAAAATCTCCTTTCATTGAACTAAATAGAAGAAATATTCAAAAATTATTGAATGGTTTAACTGAAAATACGAAGCCGAATTGGGGTAAAATGACTGCTCAGCAAATGCTGGAACATCTAGAAACAACTATACTGTATAGCATGGGTGAACTAGAAGCTGAGAAATGCTTCACACCAGAAGAGCATTTAGAAAAGTATCAAGATTCTCTATACAATCACCGAAAAATGCCAAAAGATTTTCCTGCGCCGTTCCTTCCAGAAGATGGAACTTTACCAGTGTTGAAGTATAAAAATCTGGAGCAAGCCAAAGAGAAATTTTTAGAAAATCTTCAGAAATATCAGATTTATTATAGAGAAAATCCAGAAGCGGAGCATATGCATTTTGTCTTTGGAAAACTCAATAAAGAAATGATGGAGTTGATGCACAGAAAACATTTTACACATCATTTTGAACAATTTGGATTGGTGTAA
- a CDS encoding glycoside hydrolase family 5 protein, whose protein sequence is MKRITKIFLVFLTLVSLSMFSQAKKTKFVYIDGPNLYTPSHEKFLIKGTNLGNWLNPEGYMFFFEGNASSYRLINQAFCEMVGEDFTAKFWKEFKKNYITKEDIFYIKSTGMNTLRIPFHYKLFTDEDFMGETKNQNGFEILDEVIGWCKEAGIYVILDMHDAPGGQTGDNIDDSYAYPWLMENAENQKQFIEIWTRIAKKYANNTTVLGYDLLNEPIAHYFKDDLPRLNKNLEKLYKECTLAIRKVDKNHIIMLGGAQWNGNFSFFTDWKYDDKMMFTCHRYWSGTDKQSIQDFIDFRDKVNLPMYMGETGENTDEWVEKFRITLEENNIG, encoded by the coding sequence ATGAAAAGAATAACAAAAATTTTCTTGGTGTTTTTAACTTTGGTTAGCTTATCGATGTTTTCTCAAGCTAAAAAAACTAAGTTTGTATACATAGATGGTCCGAATCTGTATACGCCAAGCCATGAAAAATTCTTGATCAAAGGAACTAATCTTGGAAATTGGCTTAATCCAGAAGGCTATATGTTTTTCTTCGAAGGAAATGCATCTAGTTATAGATTGATCAATCAGGCTTTTTGCGAAATGGTGGGAGAAGATTTTACAGCAAAATTTTGGAAGGAGTTTAAGAAAAATTACATCACCAAAGAAGATATTTTCTATATAAAATCTACCGGAATGAATACTTTAAGAATTCCGTTCCATTATAAATTATTTACCGATGAAGATTTTATGGGAGAAACCAAAAATCAAAATGGTTTTGAAATTTTAGATGAGGTCATCGGTTGGTGTAAAGAAGCTGGGATTTACGTAATTCTGGATATGCACGATGCTCCTGGTGGACAAACTGGGGACAATATAGATGACAGTTACGCGTATCCTTGGTTAATGGAAAATGCTGAAAATCAGAAACAATTTATAGAAATTTGGACTAGAATTGCTAAAAAATATGCAAATAACACCACTGTTTTAGGTTACGATTTGCTTAACGAACCGATTGCGCATTATTTCAAAGATGATTTGCCAAGACTCAATAAAAATTTAGAAAAACTGTACAAAGAATGTACTTTGGCAATTAGAAAAGTAGATAAAAATCACATTATTATGTTAGGTGGAGCGCAATGGAACGGTAATTTTTCCTTTTTTACGGATTGGAAATATGATGACAAAATGATGTTTACTTGCCACCGTTATTGGAGCGGAACAGACAAACAAAGTATTCAGGATTTTATAGATTTCAGAGACAAGGTAAACCTACCAATGTATATGGGTGAAACAGGTGAAAACACCGATGAATGGGTAGAAAAATTTAGAATTACTTTAGAAGAAAACAACATTGGTTGA
- a CDS encoding enoyl-CoA hydratase/isomerase family protein: protein MEKGFVTSEIKNNVSEITFGTPKSNSLPGEILEKLAQTILDEAAKEEAKAILLKSEGEKAFCAGASFDELLAINDLETSKTFFGGFAKVLNAMRTCRKIVVVRVQGKTTGGGVGIACAADYCFATENASLALTEINLGIGPFVIGPYVERKIGKSQFTSMAIDADFRSANWAEQHNIYHSVSPTIAEMDAEVAQFLEKLASRSSDALALIKKVSWEGTEHFTELSPERIHMSASLILEDTAKKNIEKIKENLRAK from the coding sequence ATGGAAAAAGGATTTGTAACATCAGAAATAAAAAACAATGTTTCCGAAATCACTTTCGGGACGCCAAAAAGCAACTCATTACCCGGCGAAATTTTAGAAAAATTAGCGCAAACCATTTTAGACGAAGCGGCTAAAGAAGAAGCGAAAGCCATTTTACTAAAATCTGAAGGCGAAAAAGCGTTTTGTGCAGGAGCAAGTTTTGATGAATTGTTAGCAATCAACGATTTAGAAACATCAAAAACTTTCTTTGGAGGTTTTGCTAAAGTGCTTAATGCCATGAGAACTTGCCGAAAAATTGTAGTGGTAAGAGTTCAAGGAAAAACAACTGGAGGTGGAGTAGGAATTGCTTGTGCTGCAGATTATTGTTTTGCGACAGAGAATGCAAGTTTAGCACTTACCGAAATTAATTTAGGAATTGGACCATTTGTGATTGGACCTTACGTAGAAAGAAAAATTGGTAAATCACAATTTACTTCTATGGCAATAGATGCCGATTTCCGAAGCGCAAATTGGGCAGAACAGCATAATATTTACCATTCGGTTTCTCCAACGATTGCAGAAATGGATGCTGAAGTTGCACAATTTTTAGAAAAATTGGCGAGTAGAAGTTCAGATGCTTTAGCTTTAATCAAAAAAGTTTCTTGGGAAGGAACAGAGCACTTTACAGAGCTTTCTCCAGAAAGAATTCATATGAGCGCAAGTCTTATTCTAGAAGATACAGCCAAGAAAAATATTGAAAAAATTAAAGAAAATCTTAGAGCTAAATAA
- a CDS encoding winged helix-turn-helix domain-containing protein, with amino-acid sequence MISQLNKEFESRVRLGIMSVLMVNDWVDFNEMKQLLEVTDGNLASHSSALEKYNYIEIKKEFVGKKPKTSYRVTQTGRKAFEEHLSALERLLGK; translated from the coding sequence ATGATTTCTCAACTCAACAAAGAATTTGAAAGCCGTGTCAGATTGGGTATTATGTCCGTTCTGATGGTTAACGATTGGGTTGATTTTAATGAAATGAAGCAACTTTTAGAAGTAACAGACGGAAATTTAGCAAGCCACAGTTCTGCATTAGAAAAATATAATTACATAGAAATCAAGAAGGAATTTGTAGGCAAAAAACCAAAAACATCTTACCGAGTTACACAAACTGGAAGAAAAGCTTTCGAAGAACATTTATCTGCGCTGGAAAGATTACTTGGAAAGTAG
- a CDS encoding DUF4153 domain-containing protein, translated as MKTHHLIFLVTAMFVVLFYDQESGLNIGILGILVAVLTYFNTEKRFKTRTFYSVLATSILSSMAFAWYGDFASFLAIFTSLFLLGFTSKNKELKSILVIPVFAINFVTFIYRVFQLEQWLPQRKTESFWQKILAVVLIPAFLLLIFFAIYTHGSSHFASLFSDYELDINLWQVIALSILGFFLAFNYFNFSIYEFFIKNNHYLKNDFLNEDKKLKPTYDFLDLPFERLSGVVSFLALNILLLFFIITFNYEQFVELPKATANQLAEETHERVGAVIASIVMAIGVIMFYFKGSFNFDNQAKSLKILAKIWVFLNAVLVISAFAKNSEYVLNLGLTYKRLGVYAFLILAIIGLIFTFIKIHQQKTNAYLFNQMVWYFYGTILVCSFINWGGIITSHNLTRNDFAANYHYNSVDFNDNQLLEYYQKTNNTEMQKILKHRADSFQKRTFLSKILYYETLDF; from the coding sequence ATGAAAACACATCATTTAATCTTTTTAGTTACAGCAATGTTTGTTGTACTGTTTTATGACCAAGAATCTGGATTAAATATCGGAATTTTAGGAATTTTGGTAGCGGTTCTTACTTATTTTAATACCGAAAAAAGATTCAAAACCCGAACTTTTTATTCAGTTTTGGCGACCAGCATTTTAAGCAGTATGGCTTTTGCTTGGTATGGTGATTTTGCCTCTTTTTTGGCAATTTTCACTTCGCTTTTTTTATTGGGTTTCACTTCCAAAAACAAAGAACTTAAATCTATTCTCGTCATTCCTGTTTTTGCGATTAATTTTGTGACTTTTATTTACCGTGTTTTTCAGTTGGAACAATGGTTGCCACAAAGAAAAACCGAAAGTTTTTGGCAAAAAATTTTAGCGGTGGTTTTAATCCCAGCTTTTCTTTTGTTGATTTTCTTTGCGATTTATACACACGGAAGTTCACATTTTGCTTCGCTTTTTTCTGATTATGAATTAGATATTAATCTTTGGCAAGTGATTGCGTTAAGTATTTTAGGGTTTTTCTTGGCTTTTAATTATTTCAATTTTTCGATTTATGAATTTTTTATCAAGAACAATCATTATTTGAAAAACGATTTTTTGAATGAAGACAAGAAATTGAAACCTACTTACGATTTTCTAGACCTTCCTTTTGAAAGATTAAGCGGTGTAGTTTCCTTTTTAGCATTGAATATTTTATTGTTATTCTTCATCATCACGTTTAATTATGAGCAGTTTGTAGAATTGCCAAAAGCTACTGCTAATCAACTTGCCGAAGAAACGCACGAAAGAGTAGGAGCGGTAATTGCGAGTATTGTGATGGCAATCGGTGTGATTATGTTCTATTTTAAAGGCAGTTTCAATTTTGATAATCAAGCGAAATCTTTGAAAATTTTAGCTAAAATTTGGGTATTTCTGAATGCCGTTTTAGTGATTTCGGCTTTTGCGAAAAATTCTGAATACGTATTGAATTTAGGCTTAACCTACAAAAGATTAGGTGTTTATGCATTTTTAATTTTAGCCATTATTGGATTGATTTTTACTTTCATTAAAATTCATCAGCAAAAAACCAATGCTTATCTTTTTAACCAAATGGTTTGGTATTTCTACGGAACGATTTTAGTGTGTAGTTTTATCAATTGGGGAGGAATCATTACCTCTCATAATCTTACTAGAAATGATTTTGCGGCTAATTATCACTACAATTCTGTAGATTTTAACGATAATCAACTGTTAGAATATTATCAAAAAACCAATAATACAGAGATGCAAAAAATACTTAAACATAGAGCTGATTCTTTCCAAAAAAGAACTTTTTTATCAAAAATTCTTTACTACGAAACTTTAGATTTTTAG